The following proteins come from a genomic window of Candidatus Sysuiplasma jiujiangense:
- a CDS encoding TCP-1/cpn60 chaperonin family protein, producing the protein MMSGQGGQVPILILKEGTKREKGKDAQANNIKAAMAIANAVKTTLGPRGMDKMLVDSMGDVVITNDGVTILKEMEIDHPAAKMLVEVAKTQDSECGDGTTTAVVLAGELLKKAQELIDSNVHPTVITRGYKDAAGKCMEFLDSIATKVSRDDRETLREIAATAMSSKGVAGVREQLAKIAVDAVLSVAEESDGKTTVDDDDIQIVKKQGGGVGDTQLLKGVIVDKEPVHSAMPKLVKDARIAVIDAALEIKKTEFESKIEISDPSQLRGFLDEEEHMLRSMVDSIKNVKANVVFCQKGIDDLAQHFLAKEGIFAVRRVKKSDVDKLAKATGASVITKLSDLTAKDLGYASLVEARKIQDDEMTFVTGCKNPKSVSILIRGGSEHVVDEVERSMTDAISVAALAVEDGKMVVGAGAAAIELSQKLRDYATSVGGREQIAIEAFAEALEVIPSALAENAGMDTIDILIELRSSHKNGNRYHGVDVLNGKVADMMKAKVLEPIRVGRQAIQSATDAACMILRIDDVIATKSSSPGGGKTPPGGEGPSEGED; encoded by the coding sequence ATGATGTCTGGACAGGGTGGACAGGTACCGATACTGATACTGAAGGAAGGAACAAAGAGAGAGAAAGGCAAAGATGCGCAGGCCAACAACATTAAGGCAGCGATGGCAATCGCCAACGCTGTAAAAACCACTCTCGGACCACGAGGAATGGACAAGATGCTTGTCGACAGCATGGGCGATGTTGTGATAACAAACGATGGCGTAACCATTCTCAAGGAAATGGAAATTGATCATCCCGCGGCAAAGATGCTGGTTGAAGTTGCAAAGACACAGGACTCCGAATGCGGCGACGGAACCACCACCGCGGTTGTCCTTGCAGGCGAACTGCTCAAGAAAGCCCAGGAGCTTATAGACAGCAACGTCCATCCCACTGTTATTACCAGAGGGTACAAGGATGCAGCCGGCAAGTGCATGGAATTTCTCGACTCAATCGCCACTAAAGTCTCACGCGATGACAGGGAAACGCTCAGGGAAATAGCTGCGACAGCCATGAGTTCCAAGGGTGTGGCCGGCGTAAGGGAACAGCTGGCGAAGATAGCCGTTGACGCCGTGCTCAGTGTTGCCGAAGAGTCGGACGGTAAGACCACAGTGGATGATGACGATATTCAAATCGTAAAGAAGCAGGGCGGCGGTGTCGGTGACACACAGCTTCTGAAGGGTGTCATAGTGGACAAGGAGCCTGTCCATTCGGCTATGCCAAAACTCGTAAAGGACGCAAGAATTGCTGTAATCGATGCTGCGCTTGAAATCAAGAAGACGGAATTCGAATCCAAGATCGAGATAAGCGATCCTTCCCAGCTTCGCGGCTTCCTCGATGAAGAGGAGCACATGCTGCGTTCGATGGTTGACAGCATAAAGAACGTGAAGGCAAACGTCGTGTTCTGCCAGAAAGGGATAGACGATCTTGCCCAGCATTTCCTCGCGAAGGAAGGAATATTTGCAGTGCGCCGCGTAAAGAAGTCGGACGTGGACAAACTCGCAAAGGCAACAGGCGCAAGCGTAATCACAAAGCTGAGCGATCTGACAGCAAAGGATCTTGGCTACGCATCCCTGGTCGAGGCAAGAAAGATACAGGACGACGAGATGACATTTGTAACGGGATGCAAGAACCCGAAATCCGTTTCCATCCTGATCAGGGGAGGGAGTGAACATGTTGTCGATGAAGTGGAAAGGTCCATGACGGATGCAATCAGCGTTGCCGCTCTCGCAGTGGAGGATGGCAAGATGGTGGTGGGCGCAGGCGCTGCCGCAATAGAACTGTCGCAGAAACTGCGTGATTACGCAACATCCGTCGGAGGCAGGGAACAGATTGCCATAGAGGCTTTCGCTGAGGCGCTTGAGGTGATACCTTCGGCGCTTGCTGAAAACGCGGGTATGGACACGATAGACATACTGATTGAGCTCAGGAGCAGCCACAAGAACGGCAACAGGTATCATGGGGTGGATGTCCTCAATGGCAAGGTAGCCGATATGATGAAGGCCAAGGTGCTGGAGCCGATAAGGGTAGGCAGGCAGGCCATCCAGTCGGCCACCGATGCCGCCTGCATGATATTGCGCATAGATGACGTTATCGCGACGAAATCCTCCTCTCCAGGGGGCGGAAAGACACCGCCCGGAGGAGAAGGACCCTCTGAAGGCGAAGACTGA
- a CDS encoding class I SAM-dependent methyltransferase, protein MVDLGTGGGELLSHLMPLPPFSCATEGYAPNVPVARKKLAPLGVEVIRTFCDDNYAVPQRGALPFRDSSIDLVIDRHESFKAGEVLRVLRPRGVFITQQVGNGLKSELNAFLGAKVPEVKWTLSTAKRQLKNAGFSIVEEAEAEPRAIFKDIGAVVSYLRIVEWQIPDFEVTAYGEKLRRLDSFIRKNGSFVAHNRLFFLKAIKE, encoded by the coding sequence ATGGTTGATCTGGGAACAGGGGGAGGGGAATTGCTTTCACACTTGATGCCGCTGCCGCCATTCAGCTGTGCAACGGAGGGATATGCACCCAACGTCCCTGTAGCGCGGAAGAAGCTTGCCCCGCTTGGCGTGGAAGTGATAAGAACGTTTTGCGATGACAATTATGCTGTCCCGCAGAGAGGCGCTCTCCCGTTCAGGGATTCGTCTATAGATCTGGTGATTGACAGACATGAGTCGTTCAAGGCCGGCGAAGTTCTGCGCGTCCTCAGGCCGAGAGGAGTTTTCATAACACAGCAGGTGGGAAACGGGCTGAAATCTGAACTGAATGCATTCCTGGGGGCGAAAGTGCCGGAAGTGAAGTGGACACTTTCCACGGCGAAAAGACAGCTGAAGAATGCAGGCTTCAGCATAGTTGAGGAGGCGGAGGCGGAACCGCGCGCAATTTTCAAGGACATAGGCGCGGTGGTAAGTTATCTGAGAATAGTCGAATGGCAGATACCTGATTTCGAAGTAACGGCATATGGGGAAAAATTAAGGCGGCTCGACAGTTTCATCAGGAAAAATGGCAGTTTTGTGGCACATAACCGTCTCTTCTTCCTGAAGGCGATAAAGGAATAG